From one Flavobacterium kingsejongi genomic stretch:
- a CDS encoding LysR family transcriptional regulator, which translates to MVNLEWYRTFKAVYKSGTLTGAAEVLFISQPGVSLHLSSLENYVGYKLFDRTGRRMVPTERGKVLYNFIIEALTKLEEAEKNFQRSTEKHTPTISIGMCFETFQITLEPYIATLPFNVIIMFGEYPEMVENLEKGILDIIITPQMVPRNTIEYQPFSSETIVLVGGNDTDVAAFEAVVQQEDRTAVENWLKEQKWYGTTGDMEHLRRFWQLNFNKYPDFRPNYIVPNLNSIVRCLASGIGLSVVPDFLCRKEIENGSIQLVWEGSPKLENTLYFATRKKTIYEDEIASIKTIFLKVMTATPSENPLHSNGLTKMPSERV; encoded by the coding sequence AGGCGGTGTATAAATCGGGAACCCTTACGGGGGCAGCAGAAGTGCTGTTTATTTCACAGCCGGGTGTCAGCCTGCACCTGAGTTCCCTTGAGAATTATGTAGGCTACAAGCTTTTCGACCGTACCGGAAGGAGGATGGTGCCTACCGAACGCGGAAAGGTGCTCTATAATTTTATCATAGAAGCGCTGACCAAACTCGAGGAAGCCGAAAAAAACTTCCAGCGCAGTACCGAAAAACATACGCCTACCATCAGTATCGGGATGTGCTTTGAAACATTCCAGATTACGCTCGAACCTTATATTGCTACCTTGCCGTTTAATGTCATCATTATGTTTGGTGAATACCCGGAGATGGTCGAAAACCTCGAAAAAGGGATACTCGATATCATCATTACCCCACAGATGGTTCCGCGCAATACGATTGAATACCAGCCTTTTTCTTCCGAAACCATTGTGCTGGTCGGTGGGAATGATACTGATGTAGCAGCTTTTGAGGCCGTTGTCCAGCAAGAGGATCGTACAGCCGTTGAAAACTGGCTGAAAGAACAAAAATGGTACGGGACTACAGGCGATATGGAACACCTGCGCCGTTTCTGGCAATTGAATTTCAACAAATACCCGGATTTCCGCCCGAATTATATTGTACCCAACCTCAACTCCATCGTCCGTTGCCTGGCCAGTGGGATTGGGCTTTCTGTAGTTCCGGATTTCCTCTGCCGCAAAGAAATCGAAAACGGCAGTATTCAACTCGTGTGGGAAGGCAGCCCGAAGTTGGAGAATACCCTTTATTTTGCGACACGCAAGAAAACCATTTACGAAGATGAAATTGCAAGTATCAAAACCATCTTTTTAAAAGTGATGACCGCCACACCATCCGAAAATCCGTTACACTCCAACGGATTAACGAAAATGCCATCCGAAAGGGTATAA
- a CDS encoding serine hydrolase domain-containing protein, with protein sequence MQYQNQPVPETGSIISDLAKEALATFFNTLYDNNMGMGSICIAVKDTVVYQHSVGYKFTTPTGKIPAHQYTRYRVGSISKSFTAVLIFQLYEEGLLDLNAVLSKYIPGVPNGDRIRISDLLHHRSGLHDISDTPNFRAWSIVPKTQQQVIDRIIQCTPDFEPDQMAVYSNSNYIFLGFIAERVTGLSLKQLIKERICNRGQLNSTYYGGKIAVQHNECYSYTFQEDWVVEDSTCMDIAHGAGAVVASPYDLTLFIRAVFTGKFFSQETLEYLLTEKDTFGMGIHPIGFCGKPGHGHHGALDGFASQVWYYPEEELSIAYCANGLVYPINRIMIRVLQIIFK encoded by the coding sequence ATGCAGTATCAAAACCAGCCGGTACCGGAAACCGGATCTATCATTTCCGACTTGGCTAAAGAAGCATTAGCCACATTTTTCAATACGCTTTATGACAATAATATGGGGATGGGCAGCATTTGTATCGCTGTAAAAGATACTGTTGTCTACCAGCATTCGGTAGGGTATAAGTTTACCACTCCTACCGGGAAAATCCCCGCACACCAATATACACGGTACCGGGTAGGTTCCATTTCAAAATCCTTTACAGCCGTCCTGATTTTTCAGTTGTACGAAGAAGGCCTTTTGGACCTCAATGCCGTACTGTCCAAATACATTCCGGGTGTCCCGAACGGGGATCGTATCCGGATCAGTGACCTGCTCCACCACAGGAGCGGGCTGCATGATATCAGTGATACACCCAACTTTAGGGCGTGGTCTATTGTGCCGAAGACGCAACAGCAGGTCATCGACCGGATCATACAATGCACTCCCGATTTTGAACCGGACCAAATGGCGGTATATTCGAATTCCAATTATATCTTCCTCGGATTTATAGCGGAACGGGTCACCGGCCTGTCTTTAAAACAATTGATCAAAGAGCGGATCTGTAATAGGGGACAACTCAACAGTACCTATTATGGTGGCAAGATTGCCGTTCAGCATAACGAATGTTATTCCTATACTTTCCAGGAGGACTGGGTAGTGGAAGATTCGACCTGTATGGATATCGCCCATGGTGCAGGAGCGGTCGTCGCATCACCCTATGACCTGACGCTATTTATACGTGCCGTGTTCACCGGAAAGTTCTTTTCCCAGGAGACACTGGAGTACCTGTTAACGGAGAAGGATACCTTCGGGATGGGCATCCACCCGATTGGTTTTTGCGGTAAACCCGGACATGGGCACCACGGTGCTTTAGATGGTTTTGCTTCCCAGGTGTGGTACTACCCGGAAGAAGAACTGAGTATTGCTTATTGCGCGAACGGACTGGTGTATCCCATCAACCGGATTATGATCCGCGTGCTGCAAATTATTTTTAAATAA
- a CDS encoding HAD-IIB family hydrolase, giving the protein MTVQNYTNIQVLSIDLDGTLLQTDGTVAPITVDALNECRALGMHLIFNTARPASMIPKPVYEAFCQDYWVFSNGTTAQKEGKELFNITMDALHIAPLITKLHTDYSHYFFSIESGGRIYAPCIEKQPNSDFKAELHPLEVLLEKAVNKVTVIAEDRNFPHHEITALLTEDQRLLITEEGKFIQVMPRLISKCSAVEYITGSLGLDMSHVVAFGDDVNDIELLVASGIGVAMANANALVRSKADCMTTSNNDNGVGNFVTAILQQRIHHNL; this is encoded by the coding sequence ATGACAGTTCAAAATTATACGAATATACAGGTCCTGTCCATCGACCTTGATGGCACTTTATTGCAAACAGACGGCACAGTGGCTCCTATTACAGTGGACGCCTTAAACGAATGCAGGGCGCTGGGCATGCACCTTATTTTTAATACGGCCCGTCCCGCCAGCATGATCCCGAAGCCAGTATATGAGGCATTCTGCCAGGACTATTGGGTGTTTTCCAACGGTACAACGGCGCAGAAAGAGGGGAAGGAACTCTTTAATATCACCATGGATGCGCTGCACATAGCCCCGCTGATTACCAAACTCCATACGGATTACAGCCACTACTTTTTCTCTATAGAATCGGGTGGGCGCATTTATGCTCCCTGTATCGAAAAGCAGCCAAATTCCGATTTTAAGGCGGAGCTCCACCCTTTGGAAGTACTGTTGGAGAAAGCGGTAAACAAGGTCACGGTAATCGCCGAAGACCGGAATTTTCCACACCATGAAATCACAGCACTCCTGACGGAAGACCAACGGTTGCTGATTACCGAAGAAGGGAAATTCATCCAGGTCATGCCACGCCTGATTTCAAAATGCAGTGCTGTGGAATACATTACCGGAAGCCTGGGGCTCGATATGTCGCATGTGGTTGCCTTTGGGGACGATGTGAATGATATTGAATTATTGGTCGCATCGGGAATTGGGGTCGCGATGGCCAATGCCAATGCCTTGGTGCGCTCCAAAGCCGATTGTATGACCACCTCCAATAATGATAACGGGGTGGGGAATTTTGTGACAGCAATCTTACAGCAGCGAATACATCACAACCTTTAA
- a CDS encoding DegT/DnrJ/EryC1/StrS family aminotransferase — translation MDITDFVLFPGMDALDHSASVTDYENALKKYFNAAYCVSLTSGTAAIIVALQAVGIQSGDEVITSAAAPLCTAFPILSTGAELVFSDCCRTHFGLDIAGLQHSLTRKTKAIVEVPMWGYGIPAEAIELWAAEREIPLIFDLAHCAGTQYNGLPLSQFCDIACFSTQKNKMFSTGEGGFLLTDNEAYYRRALSYSRMGNLNGIDFGVNYRLSPYLAEKGISALAELPDNLNLRAQQSQSIIAQIDHPAVRELEVVPGSIPSYQRLLLQSDQGGAALASYLVKEGIPSDMKKYNIWPLYEYPVLWKYSADCPNAEHLLETTTTIPVHQRYTPEQLAQMATIINNYPY, via the coding sequence ATGGACATCACCGATTTTGTATTGTTTCCGGGTATGGATGCCCTGGACCACAGCGCGTCGGTAACCGACTATGAAAATGCGCTCAAAAAATATTTTAATGCAGCCTATTGTGTTTCGCTCACCTCGGGTACGGCGGCCATTATTGTTGCCTTGCAGGCAGTAGGGATCCAGTCCGGGGATGAAGTGATTACTTCGGCCGCAGCACCATTGTGTACTGCGTTTCCCATTCTTTCCACCGGGGCTGAACTGGTTTTTTCGGATTGCTGCCGGACCCACTTTGGCCTGGATATCGCCGGATTACAGCATTCGCTTACCCGAAAGACCAAAGCGATAGTGGAAGTCCCCATGTGGGGGTATGGCATCCCGGCGGAAGCGATTGAACTTTGGGCGGCCGAAAGGGAAATTCCCCTGATTTTTGACCTGGCTCATTGTGCCGGGACACAGTATAACGGATTACCTTTGTCGCAGTTTTGTGATATTGCCTGTTTCAGCACCCAGAAGAATAAGATGTTTTCGACCGGGGAGGGTGGTTTCCTGTTGACGGATAATGAAGCATATTACCGGCGGGCGCTGTCCTACAGCCGGATGGGGAACCTCAACGGAATTGATTTTGGGGTGAACTACAGGCTGAGTCCCTATTTAGCGGAAAAGGGTATATCAGCCCTGGCAGAACTCCCGGACAATCTGAACCTGCGGGCACAACAAAGCCAAAGTATTATAGCACAGATTGATCATCCGGCAGTCCGCGAACTGGAAGTAGTGCCGGGATCAATACCGAGTTACCAACGGCTGCTGCTGCAATCGGATCAGGGTGGGGCTGCATTGGCCAGCTATCTCGTAAAAGAGGGCATACCATCGGATATGAAAAAATACAATATCTGGCCGCTGTATGAATATCCGGTGCTCTGGAAATACAGTGCCGACTGCCCGAATGCAGAACATCTGTTAGAAACGACCACCACAATCCCGGTGCATCAGCGGTATACGCCGGAACAGTTAGCCCAAATGGCTACTATAATCAATAATTATCCTTACTGA
- a CDS encoding Gfo/Idh/MocA family protein: MKSKKLRIAVVGLGEQMCDNLFVPISISQYTKIVAICDVSQKALDAFEHKFGVFQQYTSYEVMIATENIDVIVISSYPDIHYAVAKHAMQNGIHVFIEKPPTRNLEQLNDLVGIAAAQGIKTGVGMNFSYTDSHEILKNVICNADFGALSFVLIEHISSKPKEPLWNLDSTIESFLLAQLIHPLDYILSIGGKYKTLDVHFSKNDYPLVLQIMIEFENGIIGCLKSGSYYPRFRHQVEMISDQGNTVRIDDLANIEITTGNNAIAPFDLKAKQCVTVYTPSPLKSGYSKAGYETELNIFFEHVLHDTPYEHALTDMIKVYEAMEDIQKGMDYKSSRLKTEVEHSTLL, translated from the coding sequence ATGAAATCTAAAAAACTAAGAATCGCGGTGGTCGGGTTAGGCGAGCAAATGTGTGATAATTTGTTTGTCCCGATTTCCATCAGCCAGTACACCAAGATTGTAGCGATCTGTGATGTTTCGCAAAAGGCACTGGACGCTTTTGAACATAAATTTGGGGTGTTCCAGCAGTATACCTCGTATGAAGTGATGATTGCGACCGAAAATATCGATGTGATCGTGATCTCTTCCTATCCCGATATCCATTATGCGGTAGCGAAACATGCGATGCAAAATGGAATCCATGTATTCATTGAAAAACCGCCGACGCGAAATCTGGAACAGCTGAATGACCTCGTAGGGATCGCAGCCGCACAGGGCATCAAAACGGGAGTAGGTATGAATTTCAGCTATACGGATTCGCATGAGATATTGAAAAACGTGATTTGCAATGCCGATTTTGGTGCGCTGTCCTTTGTCCTTATTGAGCACATTAGCAGCAAACCCAAAGAACCGTTATGGAACCTTGACTCTACGATAGAATCTTTCTTGCTGGCACAACTCATCCATCCGCTGGATTACATCCTCTCGATTGGGGGGAAATATAAAACGCTGGATGTTCACTTTTCTAAAAATGACTATCCGCTGGTGCTCCAGATCATGATCGAATTTGAAAACGGGATCATCGGTTGCCTGAAAAGTGGTTCCTATTATCCGCGCTTTCGCCACCAGGTGGAAATGATCAGCGACCAGGGGAATACGGTACGGATTGATGACCTTGCCAATATTGAAATTACCACGGGTAATAATGCCATTGCGCCCTTTGACCTCAAAGCGAAACAATGCGTAACGGTCTACACGCCCAGTCCGTTGAAAAGTGGGTATTCGAAAGCCGGATATGAAACGGAACTGAATATCTTCTTTGAACATGTATTGCACGACACGCCCTATGAACATGCCCTGACGGATATGATTAAGGTCTATGAAGCGATGGAAGATATCCAGAAAGGCATGGATTACAAATCCAGCCGGCTCAAAACCGAAGTAGAACATTCAACACTATTATAA
- a CDS encoding NUDIX hydrolase codes for MKKQPTVSVIVFRTLAQDTDVLLIHHRKFDRWMVPGGHVEPVENPNEAAIREVLEETGIGIRLVSFLHQLHPVSDAECLLPPEYLYQQLIPASSKEAAHYHIDMTYIGTAIGGELTLNAAETKAVRWVPIADIATVNTFEGTRSTITDTYNKLCNTPKQL; via the coding sequence ATGAAAAAACAACCTACTGTTAGTGTAATCGTATTCCGCACTTTAGCGCAGGATACCGATGTATTATTGATCCACCACCGGAAGTTTGACCGCTGGATGGTACCGGGCGGCCACGTGGAACCGGTTGAAAATCCCAATGAAGCCGCCATACGGGAAGTGCTGGAAGAAACGGGAATAGGGATCCGGCTGGTTTCCTTCCTTCACCAGCTGCACCCGGTTTCGGATGCGGAATGTTTGCTGCCTCCCGAATACCTCTACCAGCAACTGATACCGGCTTCTTCAAAAGAGGCGGCCCATTACCATATCGACATGACCTATATCGGTACAGCCATCGGAGGGGAACTGACCCTGAATGCTGCCGAGACTAAAGCTGTACGATGGGTACCCATAGCCGACATTGCGACGGTCAACACCTTTGAAGGCACCCGAAGCACCATTACCGATACGTATAATAAACTATGTAACACCCCAAAGCAATTATGA
- a CDS encoding DegT/DnrJ/EryC1/StrS family aminotransferase codes for MKKYDNCHVNIEQEDIESVVAALTADSISGKGPAVKQFEQDLAHFFKVPHTLCCSNATMGIYMILLLEDIGPGDEVLLPPTAPVMTILPILNAGATPVFVDNEPGNFNVCVTDLQQKISDKTRLLINVPMWGYANNVDRISDICRAKGIKVLEDNSHCHGTRLKDSYLGSFGDYAIFSTHERKLVTTGEGAFFLIRALADYNRLMELRSFGEVCRTDPEYRNVQGAYGFFSGLNFKMSAINAALGSTQLQKLPAKIKVRQEHGRYLAEQLHQYTDDIREITNGMPSEDNYYSIVCKTSIARRARIEEALRQSNIISDPLRYQYQPLYKMPLFAPYASSCPNAEALIPTIFSLPVHEGLSKEELDLFLNIIYST; via the coding sequence ATGAAGAAGTACGACAATTGCCATGTCAACATTGAGCAAGAGGATATTGAAAGTGTGGTCGCTGCATTGACGGCCGACAGTATTTCGGGCAAAGGCCCGGCTGTAAAGCAGTTTGAACAGGATCTGGCCCATTTTTTTAAGGTTCCCCATACCTTGTGCTGCAGCAATGCCACTATGGGGATTTATATGATCCTGCTCCTGGAGGATATTGGTCCCGGAGACGAAGTGCTCCTGCCGCCAACGGCCCCGGTGATGACGATATTACCGATATTGAATGCCGGAGCCACTCCCGTATTTGTCGATAATGAACCCGGGAATTTCAATGTCTGCGTGACGGACCTGCAACAGAAAATCTCCGATAAAACCCGGCTGCTGATCAATGTCCCCATGTGGGGCTATGCGAATAATGTAGATCGTATTTCGGATATTTGCCGCGCCAAAGGCATCAAAGTACTGGAAGACAATTCCCATTGCCACGGCACCCGACTGAAAGATAGTTACTTAGGTTCCTTTGGGGATTATGCTATTTTTAGCACCCATGAACGAAAACTGGTCACCACCGGGGAAGGGGCTTTTTTCCTGATTCGGGCCCTGGCCGATTACAACCGCCTGATGGAGCTCCGCTCTTTTGGGGAAGTGTGCCGGACCGATCCGGAATACCGAAATGTACAAGGAGCTTATGGTTTTTTCTCCGGGCTTAACTTTAAGATGAGTGCGATTAATGCCGCCTTAGGCAGTACGCAACTGCAAAAATTACCCGCCAAGATCAAAGTGCGCCAGGAACATGGGCGTTACCTGGCCGAACAGCTCCACCAGTATACGGATGATATCCGGGAAATTACCAATGGCATGCCCTCCGAAGACAATTATTATTCGATTGTTTGCAAGACTTCTATCGCCCGCCGTGCCCGGATAGAAGAGGCATTACGGCAATCCAATATCATTTCCGATCCGCTCCGGTACCAGTACCAGCCTTTGTATAAGATGCCACTGTTCGCGCCTTATGCCTCGTCCTGCCCGAATGCGGAAGCCCTGATTCCCACGATATTTTCCCTTCCGGTTCATGAAGGGCTTAGCAAAGAAGAACTGGACCTGTTTTTAAATATAATCTACAGCACCTGA